Part of the Sander lucioperca isolate FBNREF2018 chromosome 1, SLUC_FBN_1.2, whole genome shotgun sequence genome is shown below.
gagcgtgtcagctgcttagcgtgtccgtttttatttcggctctcatgttaacaggttagaggttgcacactgcctgcgtgacacgcacgtctcagtgCATGctagatataataataataataataataataataataataaatgacatattgatgtttgaaagtctctaggttttgacataaattcagacataaatgtaattaaaaaaaaaatagcctaattatcgattttcaaatattgcacctgtcaatacagaacgacatattatgtagcctattttgtcgtcaatactgccgacgttgtcttcgctgtaatcaaatcagtatatatttatgtttaacatgaagtagcctatactactgcttgagtgcagtaaatttCCAGAACTCTCTACCCATATGTCGAACATGGGTGATCCAAATcattatcaatgggaaacatacatgtgtacagacaaggctagcagcagcagcgcctaGTCAGatacgtttctggtgtgcaaagacagaaaacgccacgcatCCGCCACGCAATTGAAATCGCAACAGaaatgccacgctcacgccatgctcacgccacgcaggcagtgtgcaggagccctacgtcacgcaatacacactccattATAAGCACAGAAAAAGCCTGAATGAAACACTTAATTTAAACAGTGATAACACAAGGTTTTGTGAatagtttaaagtttgaatgacaTCTGTAGGTGAATGTATGTAGGAGGAATAGCATTTCAAAGAGGAAGAAGCCTGAAGAGGATTTAAAGATTGCTGCATTGacttcaaaaagaaaaaatatataaatggcAGAAAAAAGTTGAATAGTAGCCATCATGTCCTTAAGGAGcttaacattttgatatttgaatagtttttgtagctgaacatatgcagaagaGCTAATATGTATAGCTAATATTCACAAAATCACTTTTGGTGAGGGGTGAAGAGATTTCTGAAGAGTTTTTGAGACAGATtgataatgttagctagctagctttggtAGCGTCACACTTAGCTTACCTTTCTTTATGCTTCCTTACTAAGTGCTGTGttggttaaagtgcccatattatgaaaaaatcacttttggggtgttattttgtgtctctggtgcttccacacacatacaaactttgaaaaaaatccatccatgctgtttagagtgagatacggtttctgaatgtgtcctgtcttcagtctccgggtgagctgttcaaaatcggcacggcttgtgacgtcacaagccgaaacgagcaggctaaccgcaaccattagctcgtagcgttagcatgctaacgctagcatgctacctcgttctcaatagcaaagcacagctacaacacacacaagttcaccataatctacaaaagaactacttacatgtgcgccctcatttagaagtctcccagctaatcctgccttgtaactgaccgaagttgtagaaacagcctttcttttactgtctatggagctagctagctgacatgatctacatctgagctactgggcatgtgcagtgcaatcaaagatagtacagaagaagaagaagaagaaaagaggtctcactctgtagctaaaacagagaccagctgaaaagaggatctgcagcagtgagagagagagcactgcagtacaacacaaatatggtgttttttgaaaattaaaccatgtaaacttattctggtacaaccttaaaatacaattatgaacctgaaaatgagcataatatggctgctttaatgaatATTGCAGAATTTAtacactgctgtgtgttttcttttagatgttgttttgcaaataaactctttaaaaataaaataaaaaactgtaataaatacaattaaattctattttattttatttatagtgtcaaatcacaacaggagttatctcaggacactttacagagtaggtctagaccacaatataatttacaaagacccaacaatttgccacgagcaagcatttggtgcaaagatggcgaggaaaaacgtcCTTTTTACAGCCAGAAACTTGGTCAGAccctggctcttggtgggcgccCATCTGCCCTTGCCAGTTGGGAcatagagacactgatacagatatacagaaatacagagacacagatacaggtatacagatatacagaaatatgattcataataattatagcatattattatataataattgGCCTGTGGTGCCGTGGCACTGATAGTTACAAGAAAggtaatagaactatgactagaaataatagttgttgCAGTGTATCAAAATGTTTTTACCGACGACTTGGCTGACATCTCCCAGACAGCAAAAGCTTTTTCTCCTGTCGCCTACATTCACTTTGGGAGTGCGTGTTGAGGGGGGCGGGGAACGAgtaacagtaacacatttcaaactacAAAtgagttattggttgcatttggaACAGGAAGTTTTACATCTGATCACATTAATGATGTCAACACATAAATCAGACGATAcacaggcaatttagtgatatccctgaagttgtggtcttgaccggtcttgaaataaaatcttgAGTCCTCTTTATCCAAGACCGACACAAGACCGAGTAAAAATGTGGTCAATTCCGagacgagaccttcaaaaagtggtctggAGACCAAGACCaatctcgagtactacaacactgccgaagtcattaggattcatcctctgggaaccatcaatgttcaagttcaagtttatTGTCATGTGCATTTAAAAGTACAAAGTACAGCGAGAATGCAATGAAATGTTTTCCCTGGCATGTTTGTACAACGTTTTGTGCCATTTCATCTAATGACATTCCCACCTGCTTTAGCTTTGTGCTAGCAAATGTTACCATGCTTATACGAAGATGGTAAACATGATAAACATAATACCTGCtaaaaatgttagcatgctgatgttagcatttagttcAAAATACAGCCTTACAAAATTGCTAgtgtggctgtagactcttaatcTTGTTTTGTGATACTGGTGAACTGACCCTATTATTGACATTTAAACACAAAGCAAGACACACACAAGAAAACTTGTTCTTGTGATGACAATAATCTTGCATTTATCATTAGCACTTGTTGGCACGTTTGACTTGAACTCGATATAACATGTCATGCAGTCCACGAGGTCTGAAAAATGAGAATCCCACaagaatgaaaaatgaaaaattaaacTGATTGCAGAAGATGGTGGTGCTGTGTCAATCTCACCTTTTTGTAACAAGCTACCCCCTGATCTACGTATGCAGAGCTGTGAACAAAACCTGTGATTTTCAGTTTCTCTGCAAGGCAGCCAGATGCATTTTGtggtgaaaaaaaatgtcatgtggGGGAAAAAGGTCATTTACAAAGGAACTAAGAATGAAGAATGGAGATGGTGGTGGTCTTTCAATCTCCCCTTTTTGTAACGTGCTTCTCCCTGATGAGCATATGCAGAGCTGTGAACTAAACCTGcgatttttattttctctgcaaGGCAGACAGATGAATTTTGTTGTGAATTTATACTGTTGCCATAATGTGTGCAAACTGGCATTTCTTTTCAAGCAATCTGTGAATCTGAGGTAGGATATTAACAACTGACAGCAGTAGTGCTTTGAATCGActtgttgtgtttttacttgTTATAACATGCAACTGACACTTTACTACAGCAATTTAGTATTTTATTTCCATAAAGCTGGAGGACTTGCAagagacagatttaaaaaaagaaatcatcctGAATTGTCGTCTCTAGTATGAGTAAAAATCGCAAAACATtgaatcctacatttcccataatgcaaccaaTAGCGTCTTTtcattagactctccctgtctgGCAACTGCCCACATATTTAAACTCCATGATAAAGTGCCCTTTTAGTAGAGAAAACGAGATGCAATGCACCAATGGGTGCCTTTAAATGGACAAAATGTGATGCAATGCCATATAGGCTGCCCTCATGCTAGAAaactttctgcattctggtgccCCACAGCATGCAGCTGGtgccctttttatttttttcgccCCTGCTCCTCAGACAGCCTGAGTACACCGCTGTCTCCAAGACACAAGAAACTGCGTTTTAATCAGAACTTATGAAACTCCCTCCTGAAGCACAGAAAACCTTACACAGCTGTTTTCACAGAGGAGTTCCCCTTTATAgatttttataaataatgttttggGGCACGTTGAACAGTACATCATGTCCACATTCATGACAACAGCACAACAGGAACAAACAAAATACACCAATAACAAACAGCCAGTGTGACACAGTGGTTTATGGTTTTGCAACAGGTATATTTTCAGTTACTGAAAGCGGCCCATGAAGTGGGTTGTGAGACATCACCTCAGTGGAACGCATGGGAAAGTATCATAGAGCCTTTTGGTGGCCCACAGGGGAAAGTTGTCATATTCACATGTAAGATGAGAGTTTCATATTTAGGAAATCATCAGATACAGTATAAGGGTAATCTGGTTCTCTGGATATTTTTCACCCAAGCCCATTTGTGACGCTGATTCGTGTAGATATATCATAGTTCAAAAAGATCATTCTGTACTATAACCTCATCTTAGCTGTGTTTATGCAGTTTATGCTGCTAGCTATATCACCAAAATGAATCAAATGGCTAGGTGTTATATGGTTTAAAAGTGTTATTCTCTAGTAGAGCTATTGATTAATATGatgattattttattgtataATCGATtattggtctataaaatgtcataaaataataaagaaaaagcCCAAGGTAACTTCTTAGGTGTATTctaattaatataaaatatatatactacaAACAAGGTATTTGATACAAATAGTTATAAGCCTTTAGGGTTAGTTATAAGCTGACAAGGTCACATTAAGATGACAGCTGATTACAGACCTCTTTTGTCATCAAGGAGATTTTTAACTCAGCTGCTCTTAATGTTACTAAAACTCAAAACTACTGTTTTAACGCCAGCTTCATACCGAAATACTAACTTTTTATGTGATCTAAGTACTGCCAAAAGTCTTAAATATACAAGACATTAACAACAATTGCTTATTAACTTCTATAAAGCACAGGTAAATCAGTGTAATTGCTTCACTAAAGATAGATGCCTATAACCATTACAGATCCACTACCGTGATTGTTATTTTACACACCCTTGTACATCCGTCATAATGTGACACATTATTACATGTATAGTGTAGATATGATATTGTGTAATATCATAGCCACATAGTATATCATATATTATCATAGATATTACCATAatatcatatacatatattattattattattatgaataatTCTTTGTTTGGTTTTATAAATGCTTTGGTGTAGCTTCCACAGCTTCCCCAGTTACAAGCCTGTGAGGTCTACAATGGCTTTGATGAAAATAGTATCATCTCTCAGATAGGGGCTCTTGCCAGCTAGTTTAGCCAGTGGACAGAAGAGCGGGCAGCCACTGGCGATGTTCATCTCACTGAtcggacgctgaaaggaggtggAGGTGACATCGGGGCGGAAAGCATCGATGATGTGCTCCCTGTTGTTCTGATCCAAGAGCATTAGAGTCACCTGGGAACAAAGAAGGAGCTTGTTTTGAGCTATTCATTGTGGCGACTATTTATTAATATAGGTGGAAAGATTGTTTATAAAGTTTTGCTACCTTCTGACTGAATGGCCATTTGAGCAGAGCGTCGCACTTTCCCCTCATGACAACAAAGAACAGTGAAAGGTGCGTTCCTCTGCCCGTCCCATCGCCgttcaaataaagcctcagacacATTTTGTAGCCGTATTTGCTGGAGTAAAATGCTgcgaggaagaaaaagaagattCCAGAATGTAAACAGAGTCCAAACACAGTGTCATGTGAGAATAGGAATGACATGTCCACTCCCTGAAGGACAACAAGGGTGTAGTGAAGTGGAATTTCCCCTGACTACACGCCAACACATCATACAAACCATATGATCTTAGCTCACTCAAACTCAAATAGAACCTTTCAGCTTAGAAATTAAGCCGCTGATTACGCCTTTCATCTTACCTGGTGAGAACATTGCAGGTGTTCGACCGGCCACAGCATCCTGTCTGCGGCGTGAGAAGTCAGAGATTTTCCACACAAATATCCCGTCGTAGGTGCAGAACTGGAGTTCTCGCAGCAGCTGTTCGGTTTCAGACAGCTGCAAGTCTCTCATGGTGACTGTCCGTTCTAGCTGACGCACTTTGTTGGAGAGGTTTTCAATTTTTTCCTGGTCTAAACGATGCTGATGTGAGAAAGCCTCCAACGTAACTGAACTGCGCTCCACCTCTCGGTTTAGGACACACACAATGTTTTCTAAAGCGTTCACCTGtcaaaaaacagcaacaattaATTTAGATCCTCATTCAAAAACCTAGAAACATTAGCAGTTAACAAAGAGCATCATATCCACTGAGGCTCACCTTTTTGTCCACGTCCACAGACTGCATGGAGGCTGCAGCTCCAGAGCCCATAGTGACCCCCTCCTCAGGAGCCCTGTACAGGCCCAGGCCAGAGTCCTCCTGCCACTCTCCGTGAGCAGCAGCATCGGCACGCGTCCGAGTCATGGACAGCACCATGGGCAGCAGCAGACGCAAGTGCTCCATGGTGCTGCTGTGCTCATGGTCAGCGAGCTTCCCATTATCTATCTGAGAAACACAACAGAGCTTATTTAGctactactgtacttaagaCCCAACTGAACTGAAAACCTTTAAACTGCAGGACATAAATGATGCTACTTTCTGGGATAATCAAATTCTGTTCCAATgagcaaaatacaaaaatgtactAAAGTAAATGTTTAACGATTTATCAATCATCATATTTGAgagtaaaataaatgttgttaaTGAAATATCAACTGATTGTTTTGAAAAATTTGGTTTGAAAGCTTAACATTAATATTAACAAGTATACCATGACATATTAAAGACAAAGCAACAATAAACAGTAACGTTTAggttattaattaattattatttattaattaatattttaGTTAAAACCCATCTAATCTGCTTAATCAGAACTGGGTGTGGGTTTGGTTTCACAGTGCCATGGCAACATGAACAAACAACGCCTCAACTGTCATCAtatagacctcaacagtcccgcccacagccggTTCCGGAAGTAAGAATACAatacttaataaaataaaatttctcCACTGacaattggagtataagccataaaatcttaaccgtcgatggtagacttacaaccagctacgacatgactaagcgattgtatatgctcatatagacgccaaGGCGCCGTTCATGGGgcaccaaccttgttttgaaataaatgtctttcattcgcgatgtcttggataaatacttcattacccacaatcctgaacaatcccacaatgctacagtgatgcctctgattggtggaactcatgtaACTGTTTGGTTAAATCCCACGAAAGTCCGTGAGAGTCTTTGCTGCTGTACGCATGAGGGACCAGACCTACAAAGTTGTGGTGAGTTTTGCAGGGAGGTTGGTAACGTTAGTTAACATTATTATATCATCATTATACGACCACTTTAGCCAGTCTACTGTAGCCTTCACCCTGTATGAGTCATATCAATCATTACACGATTACTACTGAAAGAACTGCTATTAACTGTGCATCCACTATATAAAAATCACTATGTTTGGAGGAAAAAGTGTGCAAGGCTGTTGTCGGATTGGAAGTTGTTCAAGAGGCTCTTTCGCGGTTGTGTCTTCGACTATATTATTCAGTGGTGCgtggtggtttatgggatgagtagttccttcgctcggaaatgaaaatatgtacacagtcttgtatcTTTAACTTTCTTtggattttctg
Proteins encoded:
- the traf2b gene encoding TNF receptor-associated factor 2 produces the protein MARISLDCTNSLPGIPLSVLSVPMENKYKCQQCLQVLRKPVQAQCGHRFCVHCFKQLTSCGPKPCEACRQEEIYEEPISILNSNEAFPDNAAGREIASLPARCLNQGCDWTGSIKEYEAQHEGRCEFERIQCEACQNSILRTDKDRHNERECEARTLNCKYCKMTFNFKDIKAHDEICLKFPLQCKDCGKKKIPREKFNDHSKSCAKSKSACPFSDVGCKSVIDNGKLADHEHSSTMEHLRLLLPMVLSMTRTRADAAAHGEWQEDSGLGLYRAPEEGVTMGSGAAASMQSVDVDKKVNALENIVCVLNREVERSSVTLEAFSHQHRLDQEKIENLSNKVRQLERTVTMRDLQLSETEQLLRELQFCTYDGIFVWKISDFSRRRQDAVAGRTPAMFSPAFYSSKYGYKMCLRLYLNGDGTGRGTHLSLFFVVMRGKCDALLKWPFSQKVTLMLLDQNNREHIIDAFRPDVTSTSFQRPISEMNIASGCPLFCPLAKLAGKSPYLRDDTIFIKAIVDLTGL